A region from the Myxococcales bacterium genome encodes:
- the boxA gene encoding benzoyl-CoA 2,3-epoxidase subunit BoxA produces the protein MSLARQHLIDPEVCIRCNTCEEICPTNAISHDRQNYAVDFQACDGCGDCLPPCPTGAIDSWRQVAVPHSVPAQLQWEALPQDEAPSATSSVIPADVATMSAAASRAEGGRVPPPWSAAHPYVGLYAIDEPAMATVTGNYRLTADDASSDIRHIVLDFGKTAFPVLEGQSIGIVPPGIDTKTGKPHHVRLYSVASPRDGERPAHNNLAITVKRVTTSPDGLPVHGVASNYLCDRARGDQVRVTGPFGTTFLMPNHRGAKLLMICTGTGAAPMRAMTERRRRRASLDEGVRLALFFGARRPEELPYFGPLMKLPRELIDVELAFSRLPHKPKEYVQDRIRARGDAVAKLLADDDTFVYLCGHTRMEEGVMHALADVSTKAGLSWETLLGRLRREGRFHAETY, from the coding sequence ATGTCGCTCGCGCGTCAGCACCTGATCGATCCGGAGGTCTGCATTCGCTGCAACACCTGCGAAGAGATCTGCCCGACGAACGCCATTTCCCACGATCGGCAGAACTACGCGGTCGACTTTCAAGCCTGCGACGGCTGCGGCGACTGCCTGCCGCCCTGCCCCACCGGTGCCATCGACAGTTGGCGCCAGGTCGCCGTGCCCCATTCCGTGCCGGCCCAGCTCCAGTGGGAGGCTCTTCCGCAGGACGAGGCCCCTTCAGCGACGTCCTCCGTGATCCCCGCCGACGTCGCCACGATGTCGGCCGCAGCCAGCCGCGCCGAAGGCGGTCGCGTGCCGCCGCCGTGGTCGGCCGCGCACCCGTACGTGGGGCTCTACGCGATCGACGAGCCTGCCATGGCCACTGTGACAGGCAACTACCGCCTCACGGCGGACGACGCCTCGAGCGACATTCGCCACATCGTCCTCGACTTCGGCAAGACGGCCTTTCCGGTGTTAGAAGGCCAATCCATCGGCATCGTACCGCCGGGCATCGACACGAAGACCGGCAAGCCTCACCACGTAAGGCTCTATTCGGTCGCGAGCCCGCGCGATGGGGAGCGACCGGCACACAACAACCTCGCCATCACTGTGAAGCGCGTCACCACCAGCCCCGACGGTTTGCCGGTGCACGGTGTCGCCTCCAACTACCTCTGCGATCGTGCGCGCGGCGATCAGGTCCGCGTCACGGGTCCCTTCGGCACCACGTTCCTCATGCCAAATCACCGGGGCGCGAAGCTCCTGATGATCTGCACCGGAACGGGCGCCGCACCGATGCGGGCGATGACCGAGAGGCGGCGACGGCGCGCGAGCCTCGACGAGGGCGTGCGACTGGCACTCTTCTTTGGGGCGCGGCGCCCGGAGGAGCTCCCATATTTCGGCCCGCTCATGAAGCTCCCGCGCGAGCTCATCGACGTCGAGTTGGCGTTCTCTCGCCTCCCCCACAAACCCAAAGAGTACGTCCAGGACCGCATTCGCGCCCGCGGCGATGCGGTCGCCAAGCTCCTCGCCGACGACGACACCTTCGTCTATTTGTGTGGGCACACGCGCATGGAGGAGGGCGTGATGCATGCGCTGGCGGACGTCAGCACGAAGGCCGGCTTGAGCTGGGAGACGCTGCTCGGACGCTTGCGCCGCGAGGGGCGGTTCCACGCGGAAACCTATTGA
- a CDS encoding SUMF1/EgtB/PvdO family nonheme iron enzyme, whose translation MRMPWTRLSSCGPAARALLAISVVAAGGCGQVEKAPLPEALVVVDTNLPVPLVVGRLRVDLYTEDGTWFESNDFGRADVRDWPVSFSVYSPDEGEGRGIFVRLRAYPEGYVETYEGERVRDWDAPLAQPQATREPRLLRDGVDATPAEAPLPLMTVDRLVFVRLEPGKRGRLPVLLHGACVGTMAHVGPEGRPALGVSTSCVDKEKERSLVAEGALEANMDRPTSSAIGTWLREPCEPDAPDSPTVCIAGGATVLGTVENSDYAASIASMLNTVPVRIFGLHRYYLDRDEVTVARARAAIEAGYTGARPARNDGPVGPRTTRDQDCTFSSTPMGREDYAATCMGWDGARAMCQFFGGDLPTELQWEHAATVAGHAQKRRFPWGNDAPTCERTVVDREPAGGPSGHCAALGRGPRPSSESEGDLSPLGIKRLAGNVSEFVLDEPLPYTADCWLKGPLVNPFCPPPKNADRRPFRGDGFIQLNPRPAYRTQLSTYATLGFRCAYARRPR comes from the coding sequence ATGCGCATGCCCTGGACGCGCCTCTCCTCTTGCGGCCCTGCCGCGCGCGCCCTCTTGGCGATTTCGGTCGTAGCGGCGGGCGGCTGCGGGCAGGTCGAAAAGGCCCCCCTCCCCGAGGCGCTTGTCGTCGTCGACACGAACCTGCCGGTGCCGCTCGTCGTGGGGCGCCTGCGCGTCGACCTCTACACGGAAGATGGCACGTGGTTCGAGTCCAACGACTTCGGCCGCGCCGACGTGCGCGATTGGCCCGTCAGCTTCAGCGTCTATTCGCCTGACGAAGGCGAGGGCCGGGGCATCTTCGTCCGCCTCCGCGCCTACCCGGAAGGCTACGTCGAGACCTACGAAGGCGAGCGCGTTCGCGATTGGGATGCCCCGCTCGCGCAGCCCCAGGCGACGAGGGAGCCACGCCTTCTCCGAGACGGCGTCGACGCCACGCCGGCGGAGGCGCCGCTGCCGCTCATGACGGTCGACCGGCTGGTATTCGTTCGCCTCGAGCCGGGCAAGCGAGGCCGGCTTCCGGTTTTGCTGCATGGTGCATGCGTTGGAACCATGGCGCACGTCGGGCCGGAGGGGCGCCCAGCCTTGGGCGTCTCCACCTCCTGTGTCGACAAGGAGAAGGAGCGGAGCCTCGTCGCCGAAGGAGCCCTCGAGGCCAACATGGACCGCCCCACGAGCTCGGCCATCGGCACGTGGCTCCGCGAGCCCTGCGAGCCGGACGCCCCCGACTCGCCCACGGTGTGCATCGCGGGTGGAGCGACCGTGCTCGGCACCGTGGAGAACAGCGACTACGCCGCGAGCATCGCGTCGATGCTGAACACCGTGCCGGTACGCATCTTCGGCCTTCACCGCTACTACCTCGACCGCGATGAAGTGACCGTCGCGCGGGCCCGCGCCGCGATTGAGGCGGGCTACACGGGCGCGAGACCGGCGCGCAACGACGGCCCCGTGGGGCCGCGGACGACGCGCGACCAAGACTGCACCTTCTCCTCCACGCCGATGGGCCGCGAGGACTACGCCGCCACGTGCATGGGCTGGGACGGCGCACGAGCCATGTGCCAGTTCTTCGGCGGCGATCTCCCCACGGAGCTTCAGTGGGAGCACGCGGCGACGGTCGCCGGGCACGCGCAGAAGCGCCGCTTCCCTTGGGGCAACGATGCACCCACCTGCGAACGGACGGTCGTGGACCGAGAGCCCGCGGGCGGGCCCTCGGGCCACTGCGCTGCGCTCGGCCGCGGGCCGAGGCCTTCGAGCGAGAGCGAAGGCGACTTGAGCCCCCTGGGCATCAAGCGCCTCGCGGGCAACGTGTCCGAGTTCGTGCTCGACGAACCCCTGCCCTACACCGCCGACTGCTGGCTCAAGGGTCCCTTGGTGAATCCCTTCTGCCCTCCGCCAAAGAACGCCGACCGACGTCCGTTCCGGGGCGACGGGTTCATCCAGCTGAACCCTCGTCCCGCGTATCGAACGCAGCTCTCCACGTACGCAACGCTAGGGTTTCGCTGCGCCTACGCCAGGAGGCCTCGATGA
- a CDS encoding serine/threonine protein kinase: MLDLTGQVLAGRFRVDSSIASGGMGAVYVATDTTIGRRVALKMLHPDLAVDQDNLERMREEAFSLASLRHPNIVQLYDFHRGGPETTFTVMELVEGESLAKVLVRQPRLPVEVAVDYAKQTLSALAAAHAQGIVHRDIKPANLMVVPLPARRELIKVLDFGIAKLTEATIRRRPTTSSLMLGTPAFMAPEQTAGGAIDGRTDLHAVGILLYRMLAGENPLAGPDVPTTLQFVNTRVPADIRTHRPDVPEEVARAIARALEKAPALRFSSAEEFAEALGVGHLTSLASRPGSTPARTGPGLSGPVSGTVLGPGPRPAVAVSQTDATAEGARWGPAAQPASSAAGEHTGASFPSQASRLEQHTTGAKAPAAAKSHALLVGLGISLVAFVLLALTGTVAWLASRHPEQAATAPPDAAPPPADASAAPTPSTPPAASVAPSTATLRPAPKALTAATAAAPTAAPAAAPRDDRGKCQCLPLRGNRHHGDNMALAPSPMPTECECESAAGSLCPHAISPVPCQGRPGCDNSCRGRFSVGTLGAPCTGFNSQGLMSSSVFKSCRFPASARTYEGPPGRACKGLTVDGQMVDGKVFCPASAR; encoded by the coding sequence ATGTTGGACCTCACGGGGCAGGTGCTTGCGGGTCGCTTTCGCGTCGACTCGTCGATCGCATCAGGCGGCATGGGCGCCGTCTACGTGGCCACCGACACCACCATCGGGCGACGCGTCGCGCTCAAGATGCTCCATCCGGACTTGGCCGTAGACCAAGACAACTTGGAGCGCATGCGCGAAGAGGCCTTCTCGCTCGCGTCGCTGCGGCACCCCAACATCGTTCAGCTCTACGACTTTCATCGAGGTGGTCCGGAGACCACGTTCACGGTGATGGAACTCGTGGAAGGCGAGAGCCTCGCCAAGGTGCTCGTTCGGCAGCCGCGGCTGCCCGTCGAGGTGGCGGTCGACTACGCCAAGCAGACCCTCTCGGCCCTCGCCGCGGCGCACGCGCAGGGCATCGTGCATCGCGACATCAAGCCTGCCAACCTCATGGTCGTGCCGCTCCCGGCGCGACGCGAGCTGATCAAGGTGCTCGACTTCGGCATCGCGAAGCTGACAGAGGCGACGATTCGGCGGCGGCCGACGACGTCGAGCCTCATGCTGGGTACGCCTGCCTTCATGGCGCCGGAGCAGACCGCTGGCGGCGCGATCGATGGGCGCACGGATCTGCACGCCGTGGGCATCTTGCTCTACCGCATGCTCGCCGGTGAAAACCCGCTCGCGGGGCCTGACGTTCCGACGACGTTGCAGTTCGTGAACACGCGGGTGCCGGCGGACATCCGGACGCATCGCCCCGATGTCCCTGAAGAGGTGGCGAGAGCCATCGCTCGTGCCCTTGAGAAGGCGCCGGCGCTCCGTTTCTCGTCGGCGGAAGAGTTCGCGGAAGCGCTCGGTGTTGGACACCTCACGTCGCTCGCGAGTCGCCCTGGTTCAACGCCGGCTCGGACCGGGCCGGGCCTCTCGGGTCCGGTCTCGGGCACGGTCTTGGGACCTGGGCCGAGGCCCGCCGTTGCGGTCTCCCAGACGGATGCCACCGCCGAGGGCGCTCGGTGGGGCCCGGCCGCGCAGCCGGCGAGCTCGGCAGCGGGCGAACACACGGGCGCGTCCTTTCCGTCCCAAGCATCGCGGCTCGAACAGCACACTACCGGCGCGAAGGCGCCGGCGGCCGCGAAGAGCCACGCGCTGCTCGTGGGGCTCGGTATCAGCCTGGTCGCCTTTGTTCTCTTGGCGCTCACTGGCACCGTCGCCTGGCTCGCGTCACGGCACCCCGAGCAGGCCGCGACCGCGCCCCCGGATGCCGCGCCACCGCCCGCCGACGCGAGCGCCGCGCCAACGCCTTCCACGCCACCCGCCGCGAGCGTGGCGCCGTCGACGGCGACGTTGCGACCGGCGCCAAAGGCGCTGACGGCGGCGACGGCGGCAGCGCCGACCGCAGCGCCCGCAGCGGCGCCAAGAGACGACCGCGGCAAGTGCCAGTGCCTGCCGCTTAGGGGCAACCGGCACCACGGTGACAACATGGCCCTTGCCCCGAGCCCCATGCCCACCGAGTGCGAATGCGAGTCGGCGGCCGGGTCGCTTTGCCCCCACGCGATCTCGCCGGTGCCGTGCCAAGGCCGCCCCGGCTGCGACAATTCGTGTCGCGGCCGATTCTCTGTCGGCACCCTCGGTGCGCCATGCACCGGCTTCAACTCGCAGGGCCTCATGAGCTCGAGCGTGTTCAAGAGCTGCCGTTTCCCCGCGAGCGCTCGGACCTACGAGGGCCCGCCGGGACGCGCCTGCAAGGGACTGACGGTCGACGGGCAGATGGTCGACGGGAAGGTCTTTTGCCCGGCAAGCGCGCGATAG
- a CDS encoding NAD-dependent protein deacetylase translates to MEEEAAVTLADALRGRRVVALTGAGVSTESGIPDYRSPGALARPRRPIQGPEFVRSAALRRRYWARAMAGWEHFGRAEPGPSHRALASLESRGLLSSVITQNVDRLHHRAGSRRVTELHGALAEVVCLACGALEDRHDVQRRMREANASWLDGPSPMAPDGDAELAEQVVERFVVPLCLRCGGDLKPRVVFFGDKVPAEVTKEAFDRLAEAETLLVLGTSLAVFSGYRFLLRASERRMPIFIVNRGPVRGEERATRKLEGSTGAVLARLAELLA, encoded by the coding sequence ATGGAAGAGGAGGCTGCGGTCACGCTCGCGGACGCGCTGCGGGGGCGTCGCGTCGTCGCCTTGACGGGCGCCGGCGTGAGCACCGAGTCGGGCATTCCGGACTACCGAAGCCCGGGCGCATTGGCGCGGCCGCGTCGACCCATTCAGGGGCCCGAGTTTGTGCGTTCGGCCGCGCTGCGCCGTCGTTACTGGGCGCGCGCCATGGCCGGTTGGGAGCACTTCGGCCGCGCCGAGCCGGGTCCGTCGCACCGCGCCCTCGCTAGCCTCGAATCGCGGGGCTTGCTGTCGAGCGTGATCACGCAGAATGTCGACCGCCTCCACCACCGCGCCGGGAGTCGGCGCGTGACGGAGCTTCACGGCGCCCTGGCAGAGGTCGTTTGCCTCGCCTGCGGCGCCCTCGAGGATCGGCACGACGTCCAGCGCCGCATGCGCGAAGCCAACGCCTCTTGGCTTGACGGTCCGTCGCCCATGGCACCCGACGGCGACGCCGAGCTCGCCGAGCAGGTTGTCGAACGGTTCGTCGTTCCCCTGTGCCTGCGCTGCGGCGGCGATCTCAAACCCCGCGTTGTCTTCTTCGGCGACAAGGTCCCCGCCGAGGTCACCAAGGAAGCGTTCGACCGGCTCGCCGAGGCTGAGACGCTTCTCGTCCTGGGAACGTCGCTCGCCGTCTTCTCCGGCTACCGCTTCCTCCTCCGCGCGTCGGAGCGAAGAATGCCCATCTTCATCGTCAACCGCGGGCCCGTTCGAGGCGAGGAACGCGCCACGCGCAAGCTTGAAGGCTCGACCGGTGCCGTTCTGGCGCGGCTCGCCGAGCTCCTTGCCTGA
- a CDS encoding CBS domain-containing protein, which yields MTIDSAPGMPTVRSRMTVDVQCVGPRELVTHLTELLLSKNISAVPVTEEGRLVGVVSTTDLVAELARTPGPNEGPRLAADVAQRPVVTINGDATLAAAAALFQKERIHRLVVGDGTTVEGVLTPRDLLNDVKARPRDLLLSALMVRALATVDIGDTVDEAVALLGRAQVHGLVVKDGSRPVGVFTHREALQSRKLPAALRAQPVEDVMSYETICLDDDTPVHRGAAYMLAMDVRRILVVKSGHLVGIVSALDLAGTLAM from the coding sequence ATGACGATCGACTCCGCGCCGGGCATGCCCACAGTTCGCTCACGCATGACGGTCGACGTTCAGTGCGTCGGGCCAAGGGAGCTCGTGACGCACCTCACCGAGCTCCTCCTTTCGAAGAACATTTCGGCCGTTCCCGTGACGGAGGAGGGCCGCCTCGTCGGCGTCGTGTCAACGACGGACCTCGTCGCGGAGCTCGCTCGAACACCCGGCCCGAACGAAGGGCCGCGGCTCGCAGCCGACGTGGCCCAGAGGCCGGTCGTCACCATCAACGGTGACGCGACGCTCGCGGCGGCGGCGGCGCTCTTCCAGAAGGAGCGCATCCATCGACTCGTGGTCGGTGACGGCACCACCGTCGAGGGCGTCCTCACGCCGCGCGACTTGCTCAATGATGTGAAGGCCCGGCCACGTGACCTCTTGCTCTCCGCGCTGATGGTCCGCGCCCTCGCGACGGTCGACATCGGCGACACCGTCGACGAGGCGGTCGCGCTGCTCGGCCGCGCGCAAGTCCACGGGCTCGTAGTCAAGGACGGCTCGCGTCCCGTCGGGGTGTTCACGCATCGCGAGGCGCTGCAGTCGCGGAAGCTCCCCGCAGCGCTCCGCGCTCAGCCTGTCGAAGACGTCATGAGCTACGAGACCATCTGCCTCGACGATGACACGCCCGTGCATCGCGGCGCCGCGTACATGCTCGCGATGGACGTGCGGCGCATCCTCGTGGTGAAGAGCGGTCACCTCGTCGGTATCGTCAGCGCCCTCGACTTGGCCGGCACGCTCGCCATGTAA
- a CDS encoding Crp/Fnr family transcriptional regulator: protein MSSLGDKLRAFPLFKDARPETLERLSTATHAVSLRQGDALWRRGDEPTHAVLLLRGLVEVTRVTPDGEEVALALFGPRECPGLFAVVDGKVFPAGARCLSEESESLRVERRALLSSLEDDGAVSRAMSGVMGHHNAVLREKVDVLTAGEVPQRLATLFLLLTERFGDEGQPGELHVPLSLTRRVIARLVGVRVETVIRVLSRWEKERFVETTGEGFLIHGSERLRREASGAAAESNPT, encoded by the coding sequence GTGTCCTCTCTTGGCGACAAGCTGCGCGCGTTTCCGCTCTTCAAAGACGCGCGTCCCGAGACGCTCGAGCGCCTCTCCACGGCGACGCACGCCGTAAGCCTCCGGCAAGGCGACGCGCTGTGGCGCCGGGGTGACGAACCGACGCACGCCGTGCTCTTGCTCCGAGGTCTCGTGGAAGTGACCCGCGTCACGCCCGATGGCGAAGAGGTGGCGCTCGCCCTATTCGGTCCCCGCGAGTGCCCCGGCCTCTTCGCCGTCGTCGACGGCAAGGTGTTTCCCGCTGGTGCGCGCTGCCTGTCGGAAGAGTCCGAAAGCCTCCGCGTCGAGCGAAGAGCTCTCCTGTCGTCCCTCGAAGACGATGGCGCCGTCTCTCGTGCGATGAGCGGCGTCATGGGCCACCACAACGCGGTGCTTCGCGAGAAGGTCGACGTGCTCACAGCGGGCGAGGTGCCTCAGCGCTTGGCGACCCTATTCTTGCTGCTCACGGAGCGTTTCGGCGATGAGGGGCAGCCCGGCGAGCTTCACGTGCCCTTGTCGCTCACGAGGCGCGTCATCGCTCGCCTCGTGGGGGTTCGCGTCGAGACGGTGATTCGAGTGCTCTCGCGCTGGGAGAAAGAGCGTTTCGTCGAGACAACCGGCGAAGGGTTCTTGATCCATGGATCCGAGCGCTTGCGTCGCGAGGCGAGCGGCGCCGCGGCGGAATCGAACCCGACATGA
- a CDS encoding adenylate/guanylate cyclase domain-containing protein, protein MSSDPDRELKGSEVRLWRLIEERAADGANVADIDRRIWDLFGETWAVVFTDLSGFSRRVAAFGITHFLQVIFEQKRLLLPIAAAHDGILIKVEADSFLIIFKRADSALRACIAMQKACAQYNQDRAPEEQVLLCLGIGYGPLLRIGDTDVYGQEVNVASKLGEDIAQAREILVTDAVRVAAAAVPGVTFEPLEVVVAGAEKTFRVVAAPT, encoded by the coding sequence ATGAGCAGCGACCCCGATCGTGAACTCAAGGGCTCCGAGGTTCGTCTCTGGCGGCTCATCGAAGAGCGAGCAGCGGATGGAGCCAATGTCGCAGACATCGATCGGCGCATTTGGGACCTCTTCGGCGAGACGTGGGCTGTGGTCTTCACCGATCTGTCGGGCTTCAGTCGTCGCGTCGCTGCGTTCGGCATCACTCACTTCTTGCAGGTGATCTTCGAACAGAAGCGTCTCCTCTTGCCCATCGCCGCCGCCCACGATGGCATCCTCATCAAGGTCGAAGCCGACAGCTTCCTCATCATCTTCAAGCGAGCTGATAGCGCGCTCCGTGCGTGCATTGCGATGCAGAAGGCCTGCGCCCAGTACAACCAAGACCGAGCTCCCGAGGAGCAAGTGCTCTTGTGCCTCGGCATCGGCTACGGACCGCTCTTGCGCATCGGCGACACCGACGTCTACGGACAAGAGGTCAACGTGGCGTCGAAGCTGGGAGAGGACATTGCGCAGGCTCGCGAGATCCTCGTGACGGATGCTGTGCGGGTCGCCGCCGCGGCGGTGCCCGGCGTTACCTTCGAACCGCTCGAGGTCGTGGTCGCAGGGGCCGAGAAGACCTTTCGCGTCGTGGCGGCGCCGACGTAG
- the boxB gene encoding benzoyl-CoA 2,3-epoxidase subunit BoxB: MAIDYSSRIPNNVDLDQNKVLQRALEHWQPKFLDWWRDMGPEGSPAYDVYLRTAVSVDAKGWAHFDYVKMPDYRWGIFLTPPEPGRTIGFGSHKGRPVWNEVPGELRSTLRRIIVTQGDTEPASVEQQRHLGRTCPSLYDLRNLYQVNVEEGRHLWAMVYLLHAHFGRDGREEGEALLERRSGDADKPRILGAFNEKTPDWLSFFMFTFLTDRDGKYQLAALAESGFDPLARSTRFMLTEEAHHLFVGESGIGRIIQRTCDLMKEAKTTDPAKVRGQGGIDLETLQRYLNFHFSVTLDLYGSEVSSNAATFYSMGIKGRFEESKLHDDHVLVNDEYPLLDLAGDKLVSKHGNALQTLNERLRDDYITDCQGGVDRWNKIIEKAGFEMRLKLPHKAFNRKIGTFAGAHVSPDGRVVSEAEWTHQSRAWLPSQDDHAFVQSLMGRVAEPGKMAGYIAPPARGINNQPSDFEYVRFH, encoded by the coding sequence ATGGCCATCGACTACAGCTCCCGCATACCCAACAATGTCGACCTCGATCAGAACAAGGTCCTTCAGCGCGCGCTCGAGCACTGGCAGCCGAAGTTCCTCGACTGGTGGCGCGACATGGGTCCCGAGGGAAGCCCCGCCTATGACGTGTATCTCCGCACCGCTGTCAGCGTCGACGCGAAGGGCTGGGCCCACTTCGACTACGTCAAGATGCCGGACTACCGCTGGGGGATTTTCCTGACGCCGCCCGAGCCGGGGCGCACGATCGGCTTCGGCTCCCACAAGGGGCGTCCCGTCTGGAACGAGGTCCCCGGCGAGCTCCGGAGCACGCTGCGACGGATCATCGTGACGCAAGGCGATACGGAGCCGGCGAGCGTCGAGCAACAGCGTCACCTCGGGCGCACGTGCCCTTCCCTCTACGATCTTCGCAACCTCTACCAAGTGAACGTGGAGGAAGGCCGGCATCTCTGGGCGATGGTCTACCTGCTGCACGCGCATTTCGGTCGTGACGGCCGGGAGGAAGGCGAAGCGCTCCTCGAGCGACGGTCCGGCGACGCGGACAAGCCTCGCATCCTCGGCGCGTTCAACGAGAAGACGCCCGACTGGCTGTCGTTCTTCATGTTCACCTTCCTCACGGACCGCGACGGGAAGTACCAGCTCGCGGCGCTCGCCGAGTCTGGCTTCGACCCGCTCGCACGCTCCACGCGCTTCATGCTGACGGAAGAGGCGCACCACCTCTTCGTCGGTGAGAGCGGCATCGGTCGCATCATTCAGCGCACGTGCGATCTCATGAAAGAGGCGAAGACCACCGACCCGGCAAAGGTCCGCGGGCAAGGCGGCATCGACCTCGAGACGTTGCAGCGCTACCTAAATTTTCATTTCTCTGTGACGCTCGATCTCTACGGCTCGGAGGTGTCGTCGAACGCGGCGACCTTCTACAGCATGGGCATCAAGGGGCGCTTCGAGGAGAGCAAGCTCCACGACGATCACGTCCTCGTGAACGACGAGTATCCGCTGCTCGACCTCGCCGGCGACAAGCTCGTTTCGAAGCACGGCAACGCGCTTCAGACGCTGAACGAGCGCCTCCGCGACGACTACATCACCGACTGCCAAGGGGGTGTGGATCGCTGGAACAAGATCATCGAGAAGGCCGGCTTCGAGATGCGCCTGAAGCTCCCCCACAAGGCCTTCAACCGGAAGATCGGCACCTTCGCGGGGGCTCACGTCAGCCCCGATGGTCGCGTCGTCTCCGAGGCCGAATGGACGCACCAGTCTCGGGCGTGGCTTCCGAGCCAAGACGACCACGCCTTCGTCCAATCCCTCATGGGCCGCGTCGCCGAGCCGGGAAAGATGGCGGGCTATATTGCGCCGCCGGCTCGGGGCATCAACAACCAGCCCAGCGACTTCGAATACGTGCGCTTCCACTGA
- a CDS encoding crotonase/enoyl-CoA hydratase family protein — MAHAPEFKSLTVDVAAHVATVLLKATGKVHRMGPEFWRELPEAMAWVDGEDDVRVVVLRGEGANFSSGLDLQTMGGELAPVLSGEAMAKERTELLTLIERLQQSISSVAACQKPVIAAIAGVCIGGGVDLATACDVRLAAADARFSVREVRLAMVADVGTLARLPALVGQGHARLLALTGDDIDAARALRIGLVQDVYDTHEALFDAAQALAQRVALNPPLVVRGIKSVLNAASERAAGESLRTVALWNAAFLPSHDLKEAMMAFLEKRPPTFTGR, encoded by the coding sequence ATGGCCCACGCACCGGAATTCAAGTCCCTCACTGTTGATGTCGCGGCTCATGTCGCGACCGTCTTGCTCAAGGCCACCGGCAAGGTCCATCGCATGGGCCCGGAGTTTTGGCGCGAGCTTCCGGAGGCCATGGCCTGGGTCGATGGCGAGGACGACGTGCGTGTCGTCGTGCTCCGTGGCGAGGGCGCGAACTTCTCCTCGGGGCTCGACCTCCAAACGATGGGCGGCGAGCTCGCCCCGGTGCTCTCCGGCGAGGCCATGGCGAAGGAGCGCACCGAACTCCTCACGCTCATCGAGCGACTTCAGCAGAGCATCTCCTCGGTGGCCGCCTGTCAGAAGCCCGTCATCGCGGCCATCGCCGGCGTCTGCATCGGCGGCGGCGTCGACTTGGCCACGGCCTGCGACGTCCGCTTGGCGGCTGCCGACGCCCGCTTCAGCGTGCGCGAGGTGCGCCTCGCGATGGTCGCTGACGTCGGGACGCTCGCCCGACTCCCAGCCCTCGTGGGGCAAGGGCACGCGCGCCTCCTCGCGCTGACGGGTGACGACATCGACGCCGCTCGCGCGCTTCGGATTGGGCTCGTGCAAGACGTCTACGACACGCACGAGGCGCTGTTCGACGCGGCGCAAGCGCTCGCGCAACGCGTGGCGCTGAACCCGCCGCTCGTCGTTCGCGGCATCAAGAGCGTCTTGAATGCCGCGTCGGAGCGGGCGGCCGGCGAAAGCCTTCGCACGGTCGCCTTGTGGAACGCCGCGTTCCTTCCTTCCCATGATCTGAAAGAAGCGATGATGGCGTTCCTCGAGAAGCGGCCGCCCACCTTCACGGGACGTTGA